TACATTACAACTTTTTGTGTCAATTTACATGCATCAACTTGGGAACAACAGACATGAGAAACTCTTTGAGCCCATTGACATTTTGCTTTCCGTGATAGCGAACCCTCCTTGAGCTTTCCATGGGTTTCATGGGTAGTTTGAATGTGGCTTCACAATATTATCTGCTTTCAGAGGGCGTTATTTCTCAATCTACACTCATAGTCATGCAGTGAAGGTCTATGCATCCCCATGGCATGCTTGCACCAGATGGTTCTTAGCATTGATTTAAAAATAGCAGCACAATAGCCAGCGAACTTTCCCTGGATGACTTGGTATTTGTGAATGTTTTTATGGCAAATTCATCGAAAACATATGACGATTTTTTCGAAGACGGGTGCCAATTACTTCCGGCAGACAAGGGATTTACCGTAAAAATTGCAATGTTCGCTTGAAAGGATTGTTACCCGAACATAAATTGCCGCGAAAAATGTTCGTTTGCCCTGGTCCCCCAGGGAACGTTCTCTGAATGACATTACTGTAAGGAAAAGAGCGGAACTCCAATTTTACTGTATGTTTGTAAATTTGTGACACCGTTTATCCGTTTAAAAATCCTGCCCATTCTACGTAGACTATATTCTTCACTCTGTATCCGAGGTGGATATGTCTCGGTTTCGATCGATCAGATCATTGCAGTGTCGACACCATGGTTCAGTTTGCTATACGCATGTCGTCACTATGTTGGTATACTGCCATGCTCGGTGTGAGTTGGACGCGATCCGGACGGCGCGTCAACGTCGCTATAAAGCTCGGCCGCGGCGCCCTCCTCTCATTGCTCTCGCAGAGTGTGGTGGGTTGTCTTCTTCTCTCCCTCCGGTACGCGCGCGCTTGGTTCGTGTGAGGTTCCCGTGGGAATGGCAGAGTCGGACGGCGCCGAGTACCGCTGCTTCGTCGGCAGCCTGTCCTGGAACACCGACGACCGCGGCCTCGAGGCTGCTTTTAGCTCCTTCGGAGAGATCCTCGACGCCAAGGTCCGCCGCACACCCATCCTTCTCACTCTTCTCGATATTGTTTGCTGCTTTCAGTTTTCTGACTCGACCATGCATGGCGCGTGCAGATCATCAACGATCGCGAGACTGGGAGGTCCCGCGGCTTCGGCTTCGTCAGCTTCTCCAACGAGCAGGCGATGCAGGACGCCATCGAGGGGATGAACGGTAAGGAGCTCGACGGCCGCAGCATCGTCGTCAACGAGGCCCAGTCTCGCGGGTacggcggcgggggtggcggcaggtacggcggcggcggcggcggaggtggtgGCAGGTACGGAGGTGGTGGTGCGTATGGCCAGCGCCGCGACGATGGCTATGGGGATGACGGCTACGGCGGTGGCCGGGGTTACGGAGGCGGTCGCTATGGCGGTGGCAGGGGGTACGGTGGGCGGCGTGACGGCGGCTACGGCCGCGGAGGCAACTCCGACGGATACTGAAGGAACTGAGGGAACGGCCCCACACGGCTAGTCATCTTGCGAGTTCGTCGTCGTGATCCCGAGTTATCTTGTCTCTTGTGTTCTGTGGTTTCTCGTTTGTGTTTTTGATCGCAAGCTCGTCGGTAGTTAGCTAGTATTATGGTAAAATTAGTTAGCTGTCCCGGTGAAGAAAATCGATCAAGCAGTGGAGTCACTATCGTGctatcttgtttgtattttttttttttttgcgatgaACTATCGTGTTATCTTGTTATTGACGCAATCCCATTGTAGGGATGTTATACCAATCTTTTTTCCATCTCGGCTTTTCCAAATTTTAACTATGTGTTGAAATTTcagagcatctctaacagatcCGGTAATGCAAAATCATTTTGGGCATCCATCTAAAACGATTTTACATGAGCGTGAAGGTTCCGATAGAAAAGATCCGGTAAAGTTTGTACCGTAAAATTAAAAACATGTTTGCGCTACAAATAGTTCATCACACAATCATACTTCGTACGTAGGAAATACAAAGTTCATACAATTAAACCTAGATCGAAAGACTCACTCATCGACACCGAGGTAGAACTTCTCCACAGACTTGCAGCGCGTGTCGGCAAGGGCATGCTCGTCCTTTGTGGCGGAGAGACggtcggcaacaccttcatctctgGCCGCCACCACGTGCTCAACGGCAAGGAGCTCCACATCTACCTCACGTCACCTCCGGATGTGCGGGAAAACGGCGATGTGGAGCTCGTTGAAGCCTGCTGTGGGGCTCTGCCCTTCGTTGTGGGAGAGCCTATCGTGGGCATGagcttgcttggagcatcatggcTTGGCGGTGGGTGTGGGATCGAGAAGAGTGGTCGAGAGGGAGGGGGGCTAAATAGACACTTAACATGGCAAAGGTGTAATTTTAGATCCTCTTGAATCTTAGGTAGATTGCACAAGTTAAGTCACATCTAATATTTCCTGCACAAGCACATCTAGAGAATGAGGAGCGGTAAGTGAATATCGTGcaagtgcaagaaagtaaagtgAGGTAGAGATAGAAATATAAAACGCAAAGAAGACACGTTGATTTTTTGCGTGGTTCTAATAAGTGGTGCTATCGTAAGTCCACGttgatgaagacttcaacccacggagggtaacagttcCACGCGTCCATGGAGGCTCCACCCACAAAGGatccatgaagaagcaaccttgtctatgtcATCAtgacttacgtccacgaaggattgTACTCACTCGGTACAGTTCTTCACGAAATAGGCGATCCccatgcccttacaaacttcttggttcaactacacacgatttggaggctctcaagcgacacctaaccaatctaaaagacatcactctccaaaaggtaatagagggTGTgttaatgatgaactccttgctctttctcttcaagagatagtctcctcaacactcaatcactctatcACACAACTTGGCTTCGTAGAAGAGaacgattgggtggaaagcaacttgaggaGGCCAAAAACCAAggatcatatggttggagtggaatcccTTGATCTCAACACAAGTGTAGGTGATTCTCTCTCAGCAAATGCATATGAAAGGTGTATGCTTCGTCGTGGTTTCTCACACTAAGAGAGGTGGTGATGGAGGGGTATAAATAGCCTTcaccaaaaatccaactgttacaactttATGCACAACTCGACGACACCGACATGAAACCTTGGTGAGACCGATCAGTGTAGATTCCAACTTTTGACTTTTCGATGGGACCAAAAGAATCCATGAGGTGAGAGCGATTAGCGATGGCTTAAGAAGATTCTCCGTTTTGGTAATTCCGATTGGTTCATATCGGTGAACCCGAGATGACTACAAGTGATCACAGAAACTTGGCCCCTGCACTTCAGTGGGACAGAATGCCATCTCGGTTGCACCGAGTTTTTATGGTTTTGGCTTATGGCTTTGTCTTGCTTGACTCGGTTGATCGAGATGAGATAGATTCGGTGGGACCAAGTTTGACTTAGGGAATTTTGACAAATGTAATGTGGGAAAGTGGTTTAGGGTTTTTGGTGgcaaatctctaagcacttgagcaatggAGGCATCATCAACACctcatcccctcttaatagtattggCGGTGATCATTGATCACTCAACTGCaaatagagtcttgaagcttttgcCAATGTGTTTTCTTAGCATCTTGAAGAGGTCCGCAGTCGCATATCATAGCCATGATAACATTGAACTTTTCCTAAAATATACTTGAGAAAACTAATAGTCCGGTGATATGTATGttacattaattaccaaaaccaccaagggagcaggtGTGCTTTCAATCTTCCCATTGTTGGTAACTTATGACAACATtcatgaaagtgtgttatattgaCCAGAGGGGGTAACTCACAATTTTTACAATGCATCACTAAGGAATTTCTAGATGAAGAAATAGCGGAGTGACGAAAATCAATGCAGCGGATAAGTAGTCATGCATATATGAAAAACATGAACAACATAGTCATCATGATGAATTAAATAATATGAGTGAAAGAGTAACTAGCGATTAGGATAAGCACAGCGACTAGAGTACTTGGAGTGATGATATTGAGAAAGTATTCAGTCGAAGTCTTCACAAATAAATCAAGCCATTTCTTCAAGATGCGAGTACGTAAGTGAGGGGTTGAAGAAGTAGAACCAGGAAGCTTGGTGAAGTCAATGGATTTGTTCGGCCAGTTCCACCTTCTGTGGCAGTTGTATGTGTCGTTAGGATGGCTGAGCTTGCAGTCTGAAGACACTTAGTACTCATGGTATTCCCCTTCATCTAAAGTCACACATGCTCTatattagggcatatttctccctaagtggttttgatgattgatgacaatgcatgtgaggactaatcgtgtgcattgagcatttcagataattcatgacaaggcacaagacgattcggtgcccctcggagtctatcaaagacggttgctttctacgtttctctttggtggattttagtcgtaggaaagccgtactattaagagggggtccgctttgGAAATgttagggtggaatcaacacatacACCATTCTATTGCACCAGctttcccttgcttcaatggagctccaccTTGTTTCTCCGTGTCTGTGCAAAggatcagcggtagtaccgtaggtacaacggtagtaccgctctctaggcggtagtagttttttactaccgctccctcggaCTTTTTGCGCAACCACAGCTTCAgcggtggtaggcacggtagtaattttttactaccgttgTAGGTAAACCTACCGTGCGGTACCACTCCTATCAGTGGTAGTacagctcctagcagcggtattaTCGCTCTGCTCGGGTTGTGagtggggggtaacggttggattctttcccccactatataaaggggtcttctttccCAAGAAGGTTACCTCTTACCtcctcaagctccattgttgctccaaagctcatttttgCCCGATCTCTCCCCCTAgcaaatcaaacttgttgatttcctagggattggttgagaaggccctaatctacacttccaccaagagatatttgattccccccactaatcccttgtggatcttgttactcttgggtgtttgagcaccctagacggtggaGGTCACCTCGgaaccacattccattgtggtgaagctccatgatcttcttgggagcctccaagctttgtgtggagattgccccaaccttgtttgtaaaggtccggtcgccgccttcaagggcaccactagtggaaacacggcatctcgcattgtgtgagggtgtgaggagaatacgatggctctactggcttcttggggagcattctgcctccacgccgctccaacggagacgtacttcctgtcaaacggaaggaacttcggtaacacatccgcgtctccaccggttccacttgtggttattgttggggaacgtcgcatgggaaacaaaaaatttcctacgcacacgaagacctatcatggtgatgtccatctacgagaggggatgtgtgatctacgtacccttgtagaccgtatagcagaagcgttagtgaacgcggttgatgcagtggaaggtcctcacgtccctcgatctgcccgcgaaccgtcccgcgatcagtcccacgatctagtgccgaacggacggcacctccgcggtcagcacacgtacaactcgacgatgatctcggccttattgatccagcaagagagacggagaggtagaagagttctccggcagcgtgacggccctccggaggtcggtgatgatcttgtcttggctgggctccgcccgagctccgcagaaacgcgatctagaggtaaaaccgtggagatatgtggtcaggctgccgtggcaaaagttgtctcaaatcagccctaaaacctccgtatatatagggggaggagggggagccttgccttggggtccaaggactcccaagggggtcggccgagcctaaggggggaaccctccccttccaaaccgagtccaactaggtttggaaggaggagtccttcccccttttcccacctcctccttttttttcttttctctttgatttttcttcctatggcgaataggcctttcttgggctgtcccaccagcccactaagggctggtgcgccacccccaatgcctatgggcttccccggggtgggttgcctcccccccggtgaactcccggaacccattcgtcattcctggtacattcccggtaattctgaaaaccttccggtaatcaaatgaggtcatcctatatatcaatcttcgtttccggaccattccagaaaccctcgtgacatccatgatctcatccgggactccgaacaacattcggtaaccaaccatataactcaaatacgcataaaacaacgtcgaaccttaagtgtgcagacactgcgggttcgagaactatgtagacatgacccgagagactcctcggtcaatatccaatagcgggacctggatgcccatattggatcctacatataatacgaagatcttatcgtttgaacctcagtgccaaggattcatataatcccgtatgtcattccctttgtccttcggtatgttacttgcccgagattcgatcgtcagtatccgtatacctatttcaatctcgtttaccggcaagtctctttactcgttccgtaatacaagatcccgcaacttacactaattcacattgcttgcaaggcttgtgtgtgatgttg
This genomic stretch from Hordeum vulgare subsp. vulgare chromosome 6H, MorexV3_pseudomolecules_assembly, whole genome shotgun sequence harbors:
- the LOC123403078 gene encoding glycine-rich RNA-binding protein-like → MAESDGAEYRCFVGSLSWNTDDRGLEAAFSSFGEILDAKIINDRETGRSRGFGFVSFSNEQAMQDAIEGMNGKELDGRSIVVNEAQSRGYGGGGGGRYGGGGGGGGGRYGGGGAYGQRRDDGYGDDGYGGGRGYGGGRYGGGRGYGGRRDGGYGRGGNSDGY